In Paenibacillus dendritiformis, the DNA window GAAGAGGCTAAGCCCCCTCCGCCAGCCCCATAGAGCGGACGCCAAAAGCCCGGCGCCTGCATCGCAAGCGCCGGGCTGTCCGCTATCCGGTAACCATCAAGCGGGGAGGCGGCATTGTTGCCCCCCTGATGTCAGGACTGCGGTTCCGCAACCCGCAGTATATGATAGATCCGCTCCATGTCCAAGTGGCTGCGAGCCCGATCCGCCAAGCGGTCAAAAGCAGCCTCGCGCTGGGCGGCAAAGTTTAATTGGACCGGCAAAGGCGGAAGGCTCTTCGCCTCGCGAAGCCGGTTGAGCCAGCCCCTGCGGAAGACGTCATTATGGAACAAGCCATGCAAATAAGTGCCCATGATGCGTCCATTCGGGTGCAGCAAGCCGTCATGACTGGCGGAAGCGGCATCCGCCTCGTCCGCAGCCCGCAGCTCCAACAGCGGTTCGGCCACGATATCCGCCGCGGTCGGCAGTGAACGGCCCATATGAATCTCATAGCCTTCCATAGGGCATGCCTCGAGGGGCGTCCCGCGCAGTCCGGAGGCGATGACTGTTCCCCGCACGCGTTCCGTCCGCTTGTCGGCGGCGAACACCGTCTCCATCGGGAGCAGCCCCAGGCCGTCCATGACCGCCCCCGCCTCGGCCTCCGCACCATGCGGATCGCGCAGATGCACGCCCAACATTTGATAGCCTCCGCAAATGCCGGTGACGGCCCCTTCCTTCGCATATGCCGCCAACGCGTCGGCCAGCCCGTTCTCCCGCATCCATTGGAGATCGGCCATCGTGCTCTTCGTCCCCGGAATAATGATGGCATCCGGCGCGCCGAGCTCCTCCGGCCGGCGAATATAGCGGATGCGCACATCAGGTTCCGCGGCCAGCGGATCGATGTCCGTGAAATTGGAGATGCGCGGCAAGCCCACGACCGCAATATCCAGGTCGTTCTCGGGGAGCGCCTTCCCTTTCCACTGCTCCAACGCGACCGAATCCTCCGCTTCAATATCGAGATCGTCGGCATAAGGCAGCACGCCGATCACCGGAATGCCCGTACGCTCTTCGAGCCAGTCGAGTCCGGGCTGCAGCAGCGTGACGTCACCGCGGAATTTGTTAATGATGAATCCTTGCACCCGCTCCCGTTCATGCGGCTCTAGCAGCTCCAGGGTACCGACGATCGAAGCGAACACGCCGCCCCGGTCGATGTCCGCCACGAGTAAGACGGGAGCCTCCGCCCAGGCAGCCATGTTCATATTGACGATATCATTCTGCTTCAGATTGATTTCGGCCGGGCTGCCCGCCCCCTC includes these proteins:
- a CDS encoding cobyric acid synthase: MSEKSGAAQGGEQTKKTEGRPRGRTIMLQGTASDVGKSVVTTALCRIFKQDGYRVAPFKSQNMALNSYVTPDGKEIGRAQGVQAEACGIAATTDMNPVLLKPTKDMHSQVVVHGKPYKNLSARDYRSGFLPEAKRTVVDAVNRLRAAYDIVVMEGAGSPAEINLKQNDIVNMNMAAWAEAPVLLVADIDRGGVFASIVGTLELLEPHERERVQGFIINKFRGDVTLLQPGLDWLEERTGIPVIGVLPYADDLDIEAEDSVALEQWKGKALPENDLDIAVVGLPRISNFTDIDPLAAEPDVRIRYIRRPEELGAPDAIIIPGTKSTMADLQWMRENGLADALAAYAKEGAVTGICGGYQMLGVHLRDPHGAEAEAGAVMDGLGLLPMETVFAADKRTERVRGTVIASGLRGTPLEACPMEGYEIHMGRSLPTAADIVAEPLLELRAADEADAASASHDGLLHPNGRIMGTYLHGLFHNDVFRRGWLNRLREAKSLPPLPVQLNFAAQREAAFDRLADRARSHLDMERIYHILRVAEPQS